A stretch of DNA from Streptomyces sp. NBC_01197:
TCCTGCGGGATGGCGGCAGGAGGGCGTCAGAGGCACTCGCGAAGAGTGCCTCGCGCACGTGGAACGGGTCTGGACCGACATGCGTCCACTCAGCCTGCGTGGCTGATCCGGCCGCGCCTGTTCCCGGAAGGAGTGCCGCGGTGGTCGGCACTGGCACCACCCCCTCCCCGTCCTCCCGGTGGTGGACCGGACAGCCCGGCCCAGCCGCCGGGATGACACTGGTCTGTCTTCCGTACGCCGGTGGAGGGCCGCAGACCTATCAGGGCTGGGAGACATCGTTGCCGGCGGCTACCTCCGTGCTCGCGGTGACGCCTCCGGGCCGTGGCCGCCGGTTCGCCGAGCCCCTCTGCCGCGACATCCCGTCACTGGTGGAGCCGCTGGCACGGGAGTTGGCAGCCGCCCTGGACGGCCCGTACACACTGTTCGGGCACAGCCTGGGGGCCACGGTGGCCTTCGAGCTGTGCCGGGAGGTCCGCCGGATCGGGTTCCGCCCGCCTGCCTCCCTGGTGGTCTCCGGACGCCAGGCGCCGGACCTGCCGTGGACCGAGCGGCCGATCAGCGGTCTGCCGGACGCCGATTTCACCGAGGCCCTGCGTGACCTCGGCGGCACGCCCCAAGCTGTCTTGCGGCAGCCGGAGTTGATGGCGCTCCTGATGCCGTCACTCCGGGGGGACTTCGCGATCGTCGAGTCCTACCGCTACCTGGACGAGGCGCCTCTCGAGGTGCCGGTCCTGGCCCTGGCGGGCACCCGTGACCAGCGTGCGGCGGCGGACCGGATGTCGGGCTGGGCCCGGCAGACCAGTGCGTCGTTCACCCTGCGCACAGTGGCCGGCGGGCACTTCTTCGTGGACACCGAACCCACATACGTCACCGCCCTGTTGTCGGACGTCCTCTGAGGAGCGGGGCCCGCTCCGCCGCATGATCCGCCCGTCGGCCGGCCGCGCCGGCCTGCCGCGTGACGCCGTGCCGGGGGCACCGCGGTGCGCCTGCCGAACCACAAGCAAATCCCGTTCTGCTCGTCATCTCTGGGGGAAGTCCGTGAGCCACGCCATCGACATGACACCGTCCACGGACGTGAGCACGCTGGTTGACGTGCTCAGCCACCGCGCCGAAGCCCAACCGCGGTGCCGGGCCTTCGGCTTCCTCCGGGCCACGGGGGAAGTGGCCGAGGAGCTGACCTACGCCGAACTGGACCGGCGGGTGCGTGCGCTGGCGGCGCGCCTGGAGGCCGAACACCTGGCCGGCAGCCGCCTGTTGCTGCTCTATCCGCCCGGCCTCGACTTCGTCGTCGCGTTCTTCGCCTGTCTGTACGCGGGCATGGTGGCGGTTCCGATGCCCCTGCCGACCAGTCGCAAGCGCGCTCAACGCCAGCTGGCCGCAGCCGACGACGCCCGGGTGGCCGCCTGGCTGACGGTCTCCGCCTCCCGGAAGATGCTCGACGAGCATGCGGCGAACGCCGGTGGCGGTCCGGGCGCGGTGCTCACCACCGACGGCGCGCCCACCCACCGGGCCGAGGACTGGTCCGGACGCCGCCCGGCCCCCGCCGACCTCGCCTTCCTGCAGTACACCTCGGGCTCGACCGGCGCTCCTCGCGGCGTCATGGTCACCCACCACAACCTGATGGCCAACTCCGAAGCGATCAGGGAGAAGTTCGCTCTCACCGCACGGGATTCGTCGGTGATCTGGCTCCCGCCGTTCCATGACATGGGCCTGATCGGCGGCATCCTCCAGCCCGTCCACACCGGTTTCCCCGCGCTGCTGATGTCTCCCCAGGCGCTGATGCGCGACCCCGGCAGCTGGCTGGAGGCGATCTCCGAACACCGGGCGACCGTCAGCGGCGGCCCCAATTTCGGATACGCGCACTGCGTCCGGCACATCGACGCCGAGCGTACGGCCGGACTCGACCTCAGTAGCTGGCGGGTGGCGTTCAACGGCGCGGAGCCGATCCGCGCGGAGAGCCAGGACAGCTTCGCGGAGGCCTTCGCGGCGCAGGGCTTCGATCCCCGCGCCTTTGCGGCCTGCTACGGGATCGCCGAGGCCACCCTGCTGGTCTCCGGTGCCGACCGAGGCGAAGGTGCCCGGGTACTTGCCGTCGATGGCGACCAACTCGCCTTACACGGACGGGTGGTGCCAGCTGCGGAGGGCTGCGGCCGTCGGCTCGTCAGCTGTGGTGCACCTGCGGCCGGCCACCAAGTCCTGATCGTCGATCCGGACCGCGGGTGCCAGGTCGGCGACGGCGGCGTCGGCGAGATATGGGTCAGCGGGCCGAGCGTGGCGGCCGGCTATCTCGATGCCCCGGAGGCGACCGCGGCCACCTTCGGCGCACGGGTGGCCGACGTGGAAGGCTCCTTCCTCCGCACCGGCGACCTCGGATTCCGCCACGAGGGCGAGCTCTACGTCACCGGACGTATCAAGGACCTGATCGTGGTCCGCGGACGCAACGTCCATCCGCAGGACGCCGAGCGGATCGCCGCAGCCGGCCACCCCGGACTCGATCCGGACGCGGCCGCCGCCTTCGGCTACGAGGAGAACGGCGCCGAAGCCCTGGGGATCGTCCTCGAAGTGGACCGGCACACCTCCGCCGGTCAGCTGGCCTCCGCTGCGGACGGCGTACGGAAGGCGGCCACCGCCGAGCTCGGCGTCGCGGTCGGCGCCGTCGTCTTCACCCGGCGCGGCGGCGTCCCGCGTACCACCAGCGGCAAGATCCGCCGGCAGGCGTGCCGGGAACAGTGGCTGCGCGGCGAACTGCCGCGCCTCGGTGGTGACGCGCCGGGCACTGCGGCCCCTTCCGGCGAGGAGAGCGCCGGTCTCCGCGCTGTGCTGGCTGCCGTGGCGCGGCTCTCGCCGGACGCGCTGGACGACTCCGCGTGCATCTTCGACCTGGGCCTGGACTCGCTGGGCGTGGTCGACCTGAGGTTGCGCGTCCTGGCCGAGCTGGGGGTCGAGCTGTCACTGTCCGACCTGCTCGCCGGGCCGACCGTCGCCGAGCTGGCGGCCGCCGTCGCGGCGGCACCCCGGATCCTCGCCGGGCCGGAGCGGGCCGAAGCCGCCTACTCCGGGGCTTCGCCGGGCCAGGAGGCGCTGCTCCTCGCTGATGACCTCGCCGGTGACGACTCCCCGTACGTGGTCGGCCGTGCGGTCAAGGTGCTCGGCGCGTTCCGTGTGGACGACTTCCTGACGGCGGTACGGACCGTGGTGGCCCGCCATCCGGCGCTGCGGACCTCGTTCGTCCCGGGCGACGAGGCACTGGCGCGGGTACTGCACCCCGAACTCCCGCCGGAGCTGGCCGTGCACGACGCCCGGGGGCAGGACGGGGCCGTGCTGACGGCGCTGCTGGAGGACGCGGCCTGCCGGCCTATGGACCCGGCCACCGGCCCACTGGTCAGGACCACCGTCATCCGTACAGCCGAGACCGAGACGGTCGTGGTCTTCGCCGTCCACCACGCGGTCTGCGATCTGCGCTCGCTCGGACTGCTGCTGCTGGAGGTCGCCGACGCATACCGGTCCGCCGACACCGCCGTGCCGGACGAAGTGGCGTCCAGGGCCCACGAAGAGGCCCACGACGCGGCGTACGGTGCTTTCGCGGCCGGGCAGCGCCGCCTGGTCGGGACCGGCGACGACGACCGGCTGCGAAAGCACTGGAAGGCAGAGCTGAGCGGTGTCCCGCTGGAGATCCGGTTGCCGATGGCCCGTGCCGCGATGGGATCCGCGCGTGGCGCGGTGGAGCGCTTCGTGGTCCCCGCCGACCTGTCCGCGCAGGTACACGACTTCGCGCGGACCCACCGGCTGACGGTCAACGCCGTACTGCAGGCCGCCCTGCATGTGTTGCTGCACCGCCTCACCGGCGAGGAGCGGATCGCCGTCGGCACGCCATCCGCCAACCGCGGCCGCCGGGACCAGCTGGACGTGGTCGGCTACTTCGTCAATGTGCTGCCGCTGGCCAGCACCCACGGCCCGGAGACCTGCTTCACGGACGCGGCCGCGCGACTGCAACACGCCCTCGCCGACGCCCTGGAGCACGGTGAGCTGCCGTACGCCGCGATCCTGCAGGCCACCGACCGGCCCACCGACCGGTGCAACGTGCTCGTCGCCTATCAGAGCATCCAGTCCGAGCACACGGCGGACATCGCCCGGATCGCCCTTGAGGACCCGCGGCTGCCGGTCCGGGTCGGCGGACTCACCATGCTGCCGGTGCCGCTGTCCCGCCGGGACAACGCCTTCGACCTCACCATGAACCTGGCGGACTCCGGAGCCGAGCTGCTCGGCAACGTGGAGTACCGCGCGGACCTGTTCGCAGCCGGGGACGTGCGTCAGTTCTTCGACTGCTACCTGGGCCTGCTCCGCTCCGCGCTGGCCGACCCCGCACAGCCGGTCGCCGGCCTGAGCCTGTCCGGCACACCGCTGGCGACGGCTCTCCCGGCACTCGAAACGCCCGCGGCCGCCGGGGCGTACGACGAGACGAGCCTGCCCGGCCTGTTCGACGAGTGGGCCCGGCGCACTCCGGAGGCCACGGCGCTGACCGACGGGCGGCGCACCCTCACCTACCGCGAACTCGACCAGGCCGCAGGCCGGCTGGCCACCGAGCTGGCCGGCCGCGGAGCGGGCGCGGAGTCCGTGGTCGGCGTGCTCACCGGCCGGGACGCCAGGTCCGTGATCGCGCTCCTCGGCGTACTCAAGGCCGGCGCCGCCTATCTGCCGCTCGACCCCTCGCTGCCCGACGACCGGCTCCAGTGGATCCTCGGCCAGGCACGGGTGTCGATGGTGGTCGCCGCGGGCGAGGCGCGTGACCTGCCGGGGGACATACCCGTGGTACCGGCGGAACCGGCTCAGGATCTGCCGCCGCTGCCGAACGTTCCGGTGCGTCCGGGCGACCTCGCTTACGTCCTGTTCACCTCCGGCTCGACCGGCCGTCCGAAGGGCGTCGCGCTCACCCACCGGAACGCGGTCTCCTTCCTCGCCTGGGCGCGGGAGCGGTTCGCCGCGGACCTGATCGCGGTGCTCGCCGCCACCTCGTTCTCCTTCGACCTGAGCGTCTTCGAGATCTTCGGCCCGCTCACCAGCGGCGGCACCGTCGTCCTGGCCCGGGACGTACTCGTGCTGGCCGAGGACGCACTGCCGGCACCGGTCGCGCTGGTGAACACCGTCCCCTCGCCCCTCGCCGAGCTGCTGCGTTCGGGACGGCTCCCGCAGGGAGTCCGCACCGTGAACCTGGCCGGTGAGCCGCTGCCCCGGCCGCTGGCCGACGCCGTACTCGGCCACCCGTCGGTCGACCGGCTGATGAACCTCTACGGCCCGACCGAGGCGACCACCTACGCCTGCGAGGCACTGATCCGGGCTGACGAACCGGGCGAGCCGCCCATCGGCCGCCCGATCTCCGGCACCCACGCCTATGTGCTCGACAGCCGGCTGCGCCCGGTGGCCCCGGGCGTGCCCGGTGAGCTTTACCTGGGCGGGCCCGGCCTGGCCCGCGGCTATCTGAACGACCCCGCGCTGACCGCAGACCGCTTCCTGCCCGACCTGTCCCGGCCCGGAGAGCGGATGTACCGCACAGGCGACGTGGTCCGGGTGGACGCCGAGGGGCAGTTGCGCTATCTGGGCCGCTCCGACGACCAGGTGAAGATCCGCGGCTTCCGGATCGAGCCGGGAGAGTGCGCGGTGGCGCTGCGCCGCCACCCCGCGGTCGCCGAAGCCGCGGTGCTGCCGCGCGAAGTCCCGGGTGCCGGCCGGGTGCTGTGCGCCTGGCTGGTTCCGGCCACCGGCAGCACGCTTGAGCCCGGCCAGGTGCAGGCGTTCGCCCGCGCCCAGCTACCGCCCTACATGGTGCCTTCGGCCATCGCGGTGGTCGAGCGGCTGCCGCAGACCCCGAACGGCAAGCTCGACAAGCGTGCGCTGGTCACGCCGGCACTCGCCGCAGCCGCGGGCACGGCCGCCCCGAGCGGGCCGGTCGAGCAGCGACTGCTGGAGATCTTCACCGAGCTGCTGGCCCGGCAGGACTTCGGCGTCGAGGACAGCTTCTTCGACCTCGGCGGCCACTCGCTGCTTGTGGCCCGCCTGATCACCCGGATCCGGCGCGCGTTCGGCGTCGCCCTGCCCATGCGGGCGGTCTTCGAGCACCCCCGCGTGAGCGCTCTCGCGCCGCTGGTCGCAGCCGCGGCCGACCAGGGCGCCGCCGCGGTCCCGCTCCTACCGGTTCCCCGGGATCCGGCTCCGGCGCCGTCGTCGGCGCAGGAGCGGATGTGGCTGATGCAGCAGATGATGCCCGGCAACACCGCCTACAGCGTCGCGGGCGCCGTCCGCGTGCGGGGTCCGCTCGACACCGGACTGCTGCGCCGCG
This window harbors:
- a CDS encoding non-ribosomal peptide synthetase; this translates as MSTLVDVLSHRAEAQPRCRAFGFLRATGEVAEELTYAELDRRVRALAARLEAEHLAGSRLLLLYPPGLDFVVAFFACLYAGMVAVPMPLPTSRKRAQRQLAAADDARVAAWLTVSASRKMLDEHAANAGGGPGAVLTTDGAPTHRAEDWSGRRPAPADLAFLQYTSGSTGAPRGVMVTHHNLMANSEAIREKFALTARDSSVIWLPPFHDMGLIGGILQPVHTGFPALLMSPQALMRDPGSWLEAISEHRATVSGGPNFGYAHCVRHIDAERTAGLDLSSWRVAFNGAEPIRAESQDSFAEAFAAQGFDPRAFAACYGIAEATLLVSGADRGEGARVLAVDGDQLALHGRVVPAAEGCGRRLVSCGAPAAGHQVLIVDPDRGCQVGDGGVGEIWVSGPSVAAGYLDAPEATAATFGARVADVEGSFLRTGDLGFRHEGELYVTGRIKDLIVVRGRNVHPQDAERIAAAGHPGLDPDAAAAFGYEENGAEALGIVLEVDRHTSAGQLASAADGVRKAATAELGVAVGAVVFTRRGGVPRTTSGKIRRQACREQWLRGELPRLGGDAPGTAAPSGEESAGLRAVLAAVARLSPDALDDSACIFDLGLDSLGVVDLRLRVLAELGVELSLSDLLAGPTVAELAAAVAAAPRILAGPERAEAAYSGASPGQEALLLADDLAGDDSPYVVGRAVKVLGAFRVDDFLTAVRTVVARHPALRTSFVPGDEALARVLHPELPPELAVHDARGQDGAVLTALLEDAACRPMDPATGPLVRTTVIRTAETETVVVFAVHHAVCDLRSLGLLLLEVADAYRSADTAVPDEVASRAHEEAHDAAYGAFAAGQRRLVGTGDDDRLRKHWKAELSGVPLEIRLPMARAAMGSARGAVERFVVPADLSAQVHDFARTHRLTVNAVLQAALHVLLHRLTGEERIAVGTPSANRGRRDQLDVVGYFVNVLPLASTHGPETCFTDAAARLQHALADALEHGELPYAAILQATDRPTDRCNVLVAYQSIQSEHTADIARIALEDPRLPVRVGGLTMLPVPLSRRDNAFDLTMNLADSGAELLGNVEYRADLFAAGDVRQFFDCYLGLLRSALADPAQPVAGLSLSGTPLATALPALETPAAAGAYDETSLPGLFDEWARRTPEATALTDGRRTLTYRELDQAAGRLATELAGRGAGAESVVGVLTGRDARSVIALLGVLKAGAAYLPLDPSLPDDRLQWILGQARVSMVVAAGEARDLPGDIPVVPAEPAQDLPPLPNVPVRPGDLAYVLFTSGSTGRPKGVALTHRNAVSFLAWARERFAADLIAVLAATSFSFDLSVFEIFGPLTSGGTVVLARDVLVLAEDALPAPVALVNTVPSPLAELLRSGRLPQGVRTVNLAGEPLPRPLADAVLGHPSVDRLMNLYGPTEATTYACEALIRADEPGEPPIGRPISGTHAYVLDSRLRPVAPGVPGELYLGGPGLARGYLNDPALTADRFLPDLSRPGERMYRTGDVVRVDAEGQLRYLGRSDDQVKIRGFRIEPGECAVALRRHPAVAEAAVLPREVPGAGRVLCAWLVPATGSTLEPGQVQAFARAQLPPYMVPSAIAVVERLPQTPNGKLDKRALVTPALAAAAGTAAPSGPVEQRLLEIFTELLARQDFGVEDSFFDLGGHSLLVARLITRIRRAFGVALPMRAVFEHPRVSALAPLVAAAADQGAAAVPLLPVPRDPAPAPSSAQERMWLMQQMMPGNTAYSVAGAVRVRGPLDTGLLRRALQEAGRRHEVLRTRLMPGDGGVRQVIGDEPDFGWIEEDLAELPEPARTAAAVRRMAEEAAVPVDLGGSRPVRLVVLRLAADEHLVGLVSHLAVMDGWSSGVFFRHLALAYRSLSGEEGSVLPEPGVQYADFAAWQRASLVPVKQELLSWWTERLDGLPALAVPADRPRPSVMGFRGGSVPVRFGRGLRDRLAALGTGRDATLFMVVLSAFATVLTRHSGQEDFAVGTPIAERPLPELDDVMGPFTNTVPIRLDLSGDPSFAALLDRTRERALEAYAHGALPFETLVGELGLARDLSRTPVFQTMVSLQDDPLGGLDLPGMSSERLDVPRDTARFDLLLALSDGPAGLSGALEFNEEIFDRATAQELTAHLEAVLEEVVRDAGGPVSRIPLLDATQTRRILREWNDTAVPQRPVAIHTLFDDQEAAAPDAVAVCDLSRSWTYHELRGRSEQVARELLPLPGRDVAVLMGRSAAAVAAVLGVLKAGKAYVPVDPAFPAGRIAGILDICGAVCLLADPEHLAQAEELAAGRPGMRVVLVDADATLTPVHDAAELPPVAPESVAYTIFTSGSTGIPQGVVLQHAAVVNTLRWVIDTLGFSPSDRLLWVTSLCFDLSVFDIFGTLASGGRIRIAQEEELAEPSCLAELLLAGEVTVWDSAPAALQRLLPALERRAARPASPAVRLVMLSGDWIPVTMPDRLRELLPGVHVRSLGGATEAAIWSNHFPVERVDPSWISIPYGRPIQNARYHVLDRWMQPCPVGVPGDLYIGGACLALGYVDPKITAQRFVPDPHSGRAGERLYRTGDLARYRRDGNLELLGRSDQQVKIRGFRVEPGEVEAALRRCADVREATVAVRDDLPGGRCLVGYAVPSDGHSLDEGQLNKELRARLPGYMVPSHLVQLERLPVTANGKLDRRALPAPVLGSAGADFASPRTGTEQSIAEVWSQVLGVERPGSRDNIFDLGGNSLRLAEIHARLQERCGGQLQLVHLFENPTIEGLARMVDGLADTGSAADRTQDRAERQKQAMQRRRSPRRAD
- a CDS encoding thioesterase II family protein, which translates into the protein MVGTGTTPSPSSRWWTGQPGPAAGMTLVCLPYAGGGPQTYQGWETSLPAATSVLAVTPPGRGRRFAEPLCRDIPSLVEPLARELAAALDGPYTLFGHSLGATVAFELCREVRRIGFRPPASLVVSGRQAPDLPWTERPISGLPDADFTEALRDLGGTPQAVLRQPELMALLMPSLRGDFAIVESYRYLDEAPLEVPVLALAGTRDQRAAADRMSGWARQTSASFTLRTVAGGHFFVDTEPTYVTALLSDVL